The sequence below is a genomic window from Streptomyces sudanensis.
CGCCTCCTCCAGGAGGTCGATCACGGCGTGGCTGTCGGACCCCAGGGACAGGGGGCTGCCCGCCCGCTGGAGGGCGGCGGCCGGGCCGATGCCGTCGGCGAGGTCGCGTTCGGTGGTGGGGCACATGCAGGTGCCGGTGACGGACCCGCCGAGGAGGGCGATGTCCTCGTCGGTGAGGTGGGTGGCGTGGACGGCGGTCGTCCGCTCGCCGAGCACGCCCCGGTCGGCCAGCAGCCGGGTGGGGGTGCAGCCGTGCGCGGCGAGGCACGCCTCGTTCTCGGCGGGCTGCTCGGAGAGGTGGACGTGCAGGGGAGCTCCCCTGTCGTGCGCCCAGGCGGCGACGGTGGCCAGCTGGTCGGCGGGGACGGCGCGCACGGAGTGGACGGCCGCTCCGATGCGGACCGTGCCGTCACCTGCGTCCTTCAGGGCGGAGACCCGCTCGGCCCACGCGTCGGCGGTGCCGTCGGAGAAGCGCTTCTGGTGCTCGCCGGGGGGTTCCCCGAAGCCGGACGACAGGTAGGCGGTGTCGAGGAGGGTGATGCGGATGCCCGCGTCGGCGGCGGCGGCGACCAGCGCCTCGCCCATGGCGTTGGGTTCGGCGTAGGGCGTGCCGCCGGGCGCGTGGTGCAGGTAGTGGAACTCGCCGACGGCGGTGATCCCGGCGAGGGCCATCTCCGCGTACACGGCCGTCGCCAGCGCGCGGTACGTGTCGGGGGTGAGCCGGGACGCCGCCCGGTACATCGTCTCCCGCCACGTCCAGAAGGTGCCCCGCTCGGCCTGGACGTGGCCGCGCAGGGCCCGGTGGAAGGCGTGGCTGTGGGCGTTGGCCAGGCCCGGGAGCGTCAGGCCCCGCAGGGGCGTGGCGCCCGGCGGCGGGGCGGGCACGCCCGGGCGGACGGCGGTGACGCGGCCGTCCGCCGTGTCCAGGGCGACGCCGGAGGCGACCGCTTCGCCCAGCCAGGCGTGTTCCAGCCAGTACGTCGTGGTCATCGGCATGCCAGGCCCTCCAGTACGTCGGCGAGGGCGCGCACGCCGGCCGCGCAGTCGTCCTCGGCGGCGAACTCGGCCGGGGAGTGCGAGACGCCCGTGGGGTTGCGGACGAACAGCATCGCGGTCGGGACGGAGGCGGACAGGATGCCCGCGTCGTGTCCGGCGCCCGTGCCCAGGACGGGCACGGGGCGGTCGCCGCCCCGGTCGAGGATCCTGCCGAGTTCGTCGCGCAGGGCGTGGGCGAACTCGACGACCGGGGTGAACGACTCGCGTACGACGGTGAGGTCGACGCCCTGCCGGTCGGCGGCCTCCCGGGCGGCGGCCTCCACGGCCGCCGTGACGGTGTCGAGCGCCGCCTGGTCGACGGCGCGCGAGTCGAGCCAGCCGCGGACCAGGGAGGGGATGGCGTTGACGCCGTTGGGTTCGACGGCGACCTTGCCGAACGTGGCGACGGCGCCGGCCAGTTCCGCCGCGCGGCGGGCCGCCAGGACCGTCTCGGCGTACGGCAGCATCGGGTCGCGGCGGTCCACCAGGCGGGTGGTGCCGGCGTGGTTCGCCTCGCCCCGGAAGTCGTACCGCCAGCGGCCGTGCGGCCAGATCGCGGAGGCGATGCCGACGGGGTCGCCGGACAGGTCCAGGGCGCGGCCCTGCTCGACGTGGAGCTCGACGAACGCGCCGATGCGGGCGAGGCGCTCCGGGTCCGGGCCGATGGCGGCCGGGTCGTACCCGGCGGCCTCCATGGCGTCCGGCAGGCTCGTGCCGTCGCCGTCGCGCAGCGCGTACGCGGCGTCCTTCGTCAGCCGGCCGGCGGTGAGGCGGGAGCCGACGCAGGCGAGGCCGAAGCGGGCGCCCTCCTCGTCGCCGAAGTTCACGACGGCGAGGGGACGGGTGGGGGTGGCGTCCCGGCGGAGCAGTTCGTCGACGGCGGCGAAGGACGAGACGACGCCGAGGGGGCCGTCGAACGCGCCGCCGTCGGGCACGGAGTCCAGGTGGGAGCCGGTGACGACGGCGTCCGTGCCGTCCGGGTCGCCCAGCCAGGCCCACTGGTTGCCGTTGCGGTCGGTCTCGTAGGCCAGGCCCCGGGCCTCGGCCTGCTCGCGGAACCAGGCGCGGCAGTCGGCGTCGGCGCCGGTCCAGGCGTAGCGGCGGTAGCCGCCGGAGCCGGCGTCGCGGCCGATCCCGCGCAGGCCGTCCCACATCTCGTGGAAGGACGCGCCGGCGNGGNNNNGCGGCGGCGCCCCGCGGGCGGTCGTGCCCGCCCGCGGGGCGCCGGTCCGCGGCGGGGCGGACGTCCGTCACGCCTCCTCCCGCATGGGCACGCGGACGCCGCGTTCGGCGGCGACCTCGTCGGCGCGCTCGTAGCCCGCGTCCACGTGGCGGATGACGCCCATGCCGGGGTCGTTGGTGAGGACGCGGCGGATCTTCTCGCCGGCCAGCTTCGTGCCGTCCGCGACGGTGACCTGGCCGGCGTGGATGGAGCGGCCCATGCCGACGCCGCCGCCGTGGTGGAGGGAGACCCAGGACGCGCCGGAGGCGACGTTGACCATGGCGTTCAGCAGGGGCCAGTCCGCGATGGCGTCCGAGCCGTCGAGCATCGCCTCGGTCTCCCGGTACGGGGAGGCGACGGAGCCGCAGTCGAGGTGGTCGCGGCCGATGGCGAGGGGGGCTGCCAGTTCGCCGGAGGCCACCATGTCGTTGAAGCGCTCGCCGGCGCGGTCGCGCTCGCCGTAGCCGAGCCAGCAGATGCGGGCGGGCAGGCCCTGGAAGTGGACGCGCTCGCCGGCCATCTTGATCCAGCGGGCCAGCGACTCGTTCTCCGGGAACAGGTCCAGGATCGCCTTGTCGGTCCTGGCGATGTCGGACGCCTCGCCCGACAGGGCCGCCCAGCGGAAGGGGCCCTTGCCCTCGCAGAACAGCGGGCGGATGTACGCGGGGACGAAGCCGGGGAAGGCGAACGCCCGGTCGTAGCCCGCGAGCTGCGCCTCGCCGCGGATGGAGTTGCCGTAGTCGAAGACCTCCGCGCCGGAGTCCATGAAACCGACCATCGCCTCGACGTGCCGGGCCATCGACTCGCGCGCGCGGGTGGTGAACCCGGCCGGGTCCTTGGCCGCCGCGTCCGCCATGTCCTCGAAGGCGGTACCGACCGGCAGGTACGACAGCGGGTCGTGGGCCGAGGTCTGGTCGGTGACGATGTCGATGGGGGCGCCCATCGCGAGGAGCTGCGGCACCAGCTCGGCGGCGTTGCCGAGGACGCCGATGGACAGGGGGCGGCGGGCGTCGCGGGCCTCGACGGCGAGCCGGAGGGCGTGGTCGAGGGAGTCGGCCCGCGTGTCCAGGTAGCGGTGCTCGATGCGGCGGTCGATGGCGCGCGGGTCGCAGTCGACGCAGATGACGACGCCGTCGTTCATGGTGACGGCGAGCGGCTGGGCGCCGCCCATGCCGCCGAGGCCGGCGGTGAGGGTGATCGTCCCGGCCAGGGTGCCGCCGAACTTCTTGGCGGCGACGGCGGCGAACGTCTCGTACGTGCCCTGCAGGATGCCCTGGGTGCCGATGTAGATCCAGGAGCCCGCGGTCATCTGCCCGTACATGGTGAGGCCCAGGGCCTCCAGGCGGCGGAACTCCTCCCAGTTGGCCCAGTCGCCGACCAGGTTGGAGTTGGCGATCAGGACGCGCGGGGCCCACTCGTGGGTCTGCATGACGCCGACCGGGCGGCCGGACTGGACGAGCATCGTCTCGTCCTGCTTCAGGGTGCGCAGGGTGCGGACCATGGCGTCGAAGGAGCGCCAGTCGCGGGCGGCCTTCCCCGTGCCGCCGTAGACGACGAGCTTGTCGGGGTGCTCGGCGACCTCGGGGTCGAGGTTGTTCTGCAGCATCCGCAGCGCGGCCTCCTGCTGCCATCCCAGGGCGCTCAGTTCCGTACCGCGCGGGGCCCGTACGGGGCGGGGTCCTGACATGGGGGTGCCTCCTCGGATGCTCGGCCTCGCGGCCACTGGGACGACGATCACTGCTGTGAGTGAGATATTCACATCCTGCTGGACTGAATAGTTGTAGTCAACAGCTGCGTGGCCACGCGGCGGGTGTTTGGCTGGGGACATGGCTTCCGACCGTCGTGACCGGGCCGTCCGGGCGGCCGTGGAACAGGGGCTGCTCTCGCCTTCCGAACCCGTCGTCGCCCTCCTGGACACCGCCGGCGTCCGCGCCTCCGCCGCCGCGCTGCGCGCCGCGTTCGCCGCCGTCACCGGCGCGCCCGTACTGCACGCCTTCGCCGTCAAGGCGTGCCCGCTCGTCCCCGTCCTGCGCCTGCTGCACGCGGAGGGGCTGGGCGCCGAGGCCGCGAGCCCCGGCGAGCTGGCCCTGGCACGCGCGGCCGGCGTCCCGCCGCACCTGACCGTCCTCGACTCGCCCGCCAAGACCGCCGCCGAGCTGCGGGAGGCACTGGCCCTGGGCGTCGCCGTCAACGTCGACAACCCGCAGGAGCTGGCCCGCCTCGACGCCCTCGTACCGGCCGCGCCCACCCGCTCCGCCAACGGGCCGCCGCCTCTCGGCCTGCGGGTGAACGCCCAGGTCGGCGGGGGTGCGATCGGTGCCCTGTCGACCGCCACCGCCACCTCGAAGTTCGGCGTCGGCCTGCGCGACGCCGGGGTGCGCGAGTGGATCGTGCGGGCCTTCCTGGACCGCCCGTGGCTGACGCGCCTGCACACCCACTCCGGCTCCCAGGGCGTCCCGCTCGAACGCATGGCGGCCGGGGTCCGCGCCGTGTACGACCTCGCCGAGGAGATCAACGCGGCGGCCGGACGCCGGCAGGTCGACACGATCGACATCGGCGGCGGGCTGCCGGTGAACTTCGCGTCGGACGAGGAGACCCCGACGCACGGGGCCTACGCGCGGCTGCTCGCCGCCGAGGCGCCCGGGCTGTTCGACGGGCGGTACGGGCTGGTCACCGAGTTCGGCCGGTCGCTGCTGGCCCGACACGGCACGGTCCTGGCCCGCGTCGAGTACACCAAGACGGCCGGCTCCCGGCCCATCGCCGTCACCCACGCCGGCGTCCAGGTCGCCGCGCGCACCGTGTACGCCCCCGCGTCCTGGCCGCTGCGGATCCGCGCGTACGACGCGCGGGGCCGGCCCAGGGGCGGGCCGGTCGTCGACCAGGACGTGGCCGGGCCGGCGTGCTTCGCCGGCGACCTGCTGGCCGCGGCGCGGGCGCTGCCCCGGCTCGCGCCGGGCGACGTGGTGGCGGCGCTGGACACCGGCGCCTACTACTTCGCGCACCACTACGCGTACAACTCCCTGCCCCGTCCCGGGGTGTACGGCTACGCGGTCCGACCGGACGGGACGGTGCGGTTCGCCACCGTACGGCCCCCGCAGCCGCTCGCGGAGATCGTCGCGGAGGCCGGCGGGGACTTCGGGGACGCCCTGGTGCGGGAGTAGCGGCGGACCTTACCGCGCCGGAGGCATGTTCCTGTGGAAAATGCCGGAACTCCCCCTCACGGGTGAGACGTTGCGTAACCTCTCCGCTACCGAGGTCGCCGCGATCGCGCCAGGGGAGAGGAGCCCGCGTGCCCGGAATCGACGAGTGCCTGCTGGAGGCGATGGCGCTGCCCGGCGCGCGCGGCGCGGCCCTCGTCGACTGGACCAGCGGACTCGCCCTGGGCACGATCGGCGACTCCCCGGTCGGCGACCACGCGACCGGCGCCGCCGAGGCCGCCGAACTGGCCCGCGCCGCCGCCGAGTACGACTCCTTCGCCACCGGCGGGCCCGGTGACGCCGGGGAGCCGCCCGTCGAGGACCTCCTCGTCACCACCCGCACCGCCCACCACGTGCTGCGCTTCGTCACCACGAACTTCGACAGCAGCCTCTTCCTGCACGTGTGGCTCGACCGCGCCGTCGGCAACCCGGCCCTCGCCCGGTTACGCCTGCGGGACCTCGCCGAACGGCTGGTGCTGTGACGGCCGGCGGCGTCTCCCCCCTGCTGCGGCGCCTCGCCGCCGACCGGGCGACCGGCGCGCTCGTACGCGACCTCGGCACCCTCTACCTCGTCGACGGCCAGGTCGTGCACGCCGAGAGCCCCGTCGCGCCCGGCCCCGACGTCCTGCTGGCCGGGGGCGGCGGCGGTCCGGCCGCCCGGGCGCACGGCGGCCGCGCCGCGCGCATAGGCGAGGGGGAGCGCGAGCTGTGCCGGCTGGGCGCCCTGTTCGACGCGGCGTTCTTCGCGCTCGCGCCCGGCAGCGGCCCGGCCCGCTTCCGCTACGGCGACGGCCCCCGCCGCGCGGGCGCGGGCCGCCCCGTGCCGGCCGCCGCCGTGGAGCGCGAGACGCTGCGGCGCCGCGCGCTGCTCGACAGCGTCTGGCCGTACCCCTGTCTCTTATACACATCTGAGCCTCCCGACGAACCCTTACCTTTCAATTTNNNNNNGCCCGCGGCCGCGCCCTGCTGGCCCGCGCCGACGGCAGGCGCACCCCCGCGCAGCTCGCCTGGGTCCTGGGCCGCCCGGCCTTCCACACCGTGCTGGAGATCCGCCGCCTGGCCGCCGCCGGGCTCGTCGAGACCCCCGCCTCCGCACCGCCGGGCGGCGCCCCTCCCGCGGCCGATCCCCCCGACATCGCCCTGCTCCGCCGGGTCCGCGACGCCCTGGAGGCACGGGTTTAAGGGGCAGGGTCGNNCGNCNNNCACGAGGCCCCCGCCGTGCGGCGCGCCCTGCGGCGGCGCGCCGAGAGGAGGCGGCTGATGGCGGCCGAACCGCACGTGCTCGGGGAGCTGCGCCGGCTGCGCTCCCGCGTCCCCCGGCTGACCGGGGCGCTCGCCGCCGGCCTCGACGGGCTGGTCCTCGCCCAGGACACCGGGGACGTCGAGGCGGAGGGCGCCGCCGCGCTGACGGCGGCCGCGCTCGGCGCCGCCGCGCGGCTCGCCGAGGCGACGGGACGCGGCGGGTTCCACGAGCTGCTGGTGCGCGGCGGGCACGGCTACGTGGCGGCGTACGCGGCGGGCGGCTCGGCGGTGCTGACCCTCCTCGCGGAGCCCCACGTCAACGTCGGCCGGCTCCACCTGGAGGGCCGCCGCTCCGGCGCCCGCATCGCGGAACTCGTGGACGGCGCCCTGGAACACCCCGGTACCGCCTGACGGGTCCCCGTACCCGCCCCCGACGAACCCCCTGCGGCCCGGCACGACGGGCCCGGGGGGCGATCCCCGACACACCCCAGGAAAGGAAGTGCGCGTCCATGGCCAATGTGGAGACGGCCCTCAAGGAAGCGACCACGACGATCGACGGCGCCCTGGGCGCGGCGCTCGTCGACTACACGAGCGGCATGGCCCTCGGCACGGTCGGCGGCGGCAAGGACCTGGACCTCGCGGTCGCCGCCGCCGGCAACACCGACGTGGTGCGGGCGAAGGTGCGCACCATGGAGATGCTCGGCCTGCAGGACGACATCGAGGACATGCTGATCACGCTGGGCACCCAGTACCACCTGATCCGGCTCCTCAAGGGGCGCGGCACCAGCGGCCTCTTCCTCTACCTCGCGCTCGACAAGAACCGGGCGAACCTGGGCATGGCCCGCCACCAGCTCCGGAAGATCGAGAGCGAACTGGAGGTCTGACGGCGGGGAGGCGCCTTCGGGGCGCCGGCGGCGCCCCGCCCGGAGGGGTGCGGCGCCGCCCGCGGTGGCGTCCACCGCCCGGCACGCGGTGACGCGCCGGCGGTCCGGCCGCCACGGGAGCCGCCCCNGGCCGTACCCNNNNNNNNNNNNAAAATGTNANCCNGGGGCCGGTCGTGCCCCCCNGCCCCGCGCCCCTCCGGCCCTGCCCGCGGTACGGAGGCGCGCCCGGCAGGGGGGCACGACCGGCCCCGGGACACGGTCCGGGCGGCGCCACTCGACGCACAGCCCCCGGGACACGGTCCGGGCGGTACTACTCGACGAACAGCCCCCGTGCGGCGGCCCGCGCGTCGAACTCCTCCAGACGCGCCTGCGCGTCCGGCAGCACGTCGCACATCGCCTCCAGCAGCACCCGCCCGAGGAGCATCGGCCCGCACGCCGTGTCGAAGGCGAGGGCGGTGCCGACGGCGGCCGGGAGCAGCAGGTCGCTGTGGCGGGCGACCGGTGCGAACGCCGAGTCGGCGACGGTCACCACGGTCAGCCCGGCGGCCTTGGCGTACTCCAGGGCGTCGAGGACCTCGCGGGGGTGGCGGGGCAGCGCGAAGCAGAGCAGGGCGGTGGCCCCGGCCCGTACGGCGGCGTCGACGCGGTCGGTGAGCATCGAACCGCCCTCGTCGAGCACCCGGACGTCCGGGTGGACCTTGGCGGCGAAGTACGCGAAGCCGCGCGCCTGGGCGGCGGCGGCGCGCAGCCCGAGGACGGGCAGGGGGCGGGAGGCGGCGAGCAGCCGGCCGGCCCGCTCGGCCGGCGCGGGGTCGGCGAGCAGCTCCGCGAGGTGGCGCAGGTTCTCGATCTCGGCGTGGACGGCCTGCTGGTACTCGTTGGCCGCGGTGTCCCCGGCGGGATCGCCGCCGGTGCCGGTGCGGGCCGGTTCGGCGGGGGCGACCTCCCGCAGGTGCCGGCGCAGCGCGGGGTAGCCGTCGAAGCCGAGGGCGACGGCGAAGCGGGTGACGGACGGCTGGCTGACCCCGGCCAGCTCGGCCAGCTCCACACTGGACAGGAAGGGCACGTCGGCGGCGCGCCGCACCATCCAGTGGGCGATCCGCCGCTGCGTCGGCGTCAGCCGGTGACCGTCGAACAGCGCCTGGAGCCGTGCGCCGGGGGTGTCGCTCATGCCGGTGCCCCTGCCCTCCGCCTCGAATCCATTCAGTCACCCCTGTGACTGAATAGACCATATGCAAGGGCGGGTGCGGAACGAAACCCGCAGGTCCTCGCGGGCGCCCGGCGCCGGTGGCGCGGGCGGCCCCGGCCCCGCCGCGGCGTTCGGCTCGGCGGCGATGAGCTCGGCGGCGGTACCGGCGACGGTGGCGGCGGGCGGCAGGCGGGTCCCCGGAGCCGGACGGGGGACGGGGGACGGGGAAACCGGAAGTCCGGGACCGGCGGCNGGCCCCGGAGGCGGGCGGGACGGACCAGGCGGGACCGGCACCGGGGCCGGAACCGGGGCCGGGGCCGGAACCGGGGCCGGAACCGGAACCGGAACCGGGGCCCGGCGCCGGTGATTCCCTCACCTTCTCTCACGGATCCTCACATGTCCGCAATTCCCGTCGCCCACCGCCTAATTGCTTCGCAAGAACCGCAGACCATCCCCCTGCGCGACCGCTTCCGGACACCCGCGGTACCGGACATACAATGCGGCTCGAAATCGTGATCATCGGCATCGGGGGTTGGCGCACCATGGGGTTCGACGAGGAATGGGCCCGGCTGCGGGCCGAGGCGGCGGCACGGCAGGACACGTCGATGCGCCTCAACCAGCTGCCCGCGGACGGCGGCGGTCCGGGGGGCGGCGGGAAGCTCGCATCGACCCCCGCCGAGAAGAAGGCCGCCGCGAACACCATCGACACCGAGCTGCTGACCAGGACCCAGACCGCCGGCAAGCACGCGGACGAGGCCACCGGCAGCGCCGCCCGCGCCCTCGACGGCTGGGCGACGGGCACCGCCCTGAAGAAGGTGCAGACCACATGGGAGGGCCAGGTCAAGACCCTCATGGGCCGGCTGGGCAGGGAACGCGACGGCCTGCGCGGCACCGTCACCGTCCTGGGCGGGGTGGACGCCGACCGCGGCAGCAGGATCAAGCAGGTCAAGTCGCCCTTCGCCGAGTACGAGTGAGCCGGGAGACACCATGCTGACGTACCACGAAGTCATGACGACCGACTTCGGGAAGCTCTCCGCCGCCGCCGAGAAGTGGCAGTCGATGGCGGAGGAATTCGGAAAGGTCGAGAAGCGGTACCGGGACAGTGTCCAGAAAATCACGCTGGGGGAGACATGGCAGGGTGAGAGCGCGAACGCGGCTTCCCTGA
It includes:
- a CDS encoding diaminopimelate decarboxylase → MASDRRDRAVRAAVEQGLLSPSEPVVALLDTAGVRASAAALRAAFAAVTGAPVLHAFAVKACPLVPVLRLLHAEGLGAEAASPGELALARAAGVPPHLTVLDSPAKTAAELREALALGVAVNVDNPQELARLDALVPAAPTRSANGPPPLGLRVNAQVGGGAIGALSTATATSKFGVGLRDAGVREWIVRAFLDRPWLTRLHTHSGSQGVPLERMAAGVRAVYDLAEEINAAAGRRQVDTIDIGGGLPVNFASDEETPTHGAYARLLAAEAPGLFDGRYGLVTEFGRSLLARHGTVLARVEYTKTAGSRPIAVTHAGVQVAARTVYAPASWPLRIRAYDARGRPRGGPVVDQDVAGPACFAGDLLAAARALPRLAPGDVVAALDTGAYYFAHHYAYNSLPRPGVYGYAVRPDGTVRFATVRPPQPLAEIVAEAGGDFGDALVRE
- a CDS encoding formimidoylglutamate deiminase; amino-acid sequence: MPMTTTYWLEHAWLGEAVASGVALDTADGRVTAVRPGVPAPPPGATPLRGLTLPGLANAHSHAFHRALRGHVQAERGTFWTWRETMYRAASRLTPDTYRALATAVYAEMALAGITAVGEFHYLHHAPGGTPYAEPNAMGEALVAAAADAGIRITLLDTAYLSSGFGEPPGEHQKRFSDGTADAWAERVSALKDAGDGTVRIGAAVHSVRAVPADQLATVAAWAHDRGAPLHVHLSEQPAENEACLAAHGCTPTRLLADRGVLGERTTAVHATHLTDEDIALLGGSVTGTCMCPTTERDLADGIGPAAALQRAGSPLSLGSDSHAVIDLLEEARAMELDERLRTRTRGNWTAAALLRAATADGHAALGRPDAGRLEAGALADFTTIALDTVRTAGPPPRLAAETAVFAASAADVRHTVVGGRHVVRDGVHALVPDVPRALRDAIAALHD
- a CDS encoding MurR/RpiR family transcriptional regulator — its product is MSDTPGARLQALFDGHRLTPTQRRIAHWMVRRAADVPFLSSVELAELAGVSQPSVTRFAVALGFDGYPALRRHLREVAPAEPARTGTGGDPAGDTAANEYQQAVHAEIENLRHLAELLADPAPAERAGRLLAASRPLPVLGLRAAAAQARGFAYFAAKVHPDVRVLDEGGSMLTDRVDAAVRAGATALLCFALPRHPREVLDALEYAKAAGLTVVTVADSAFAPVARHSDLLLPAAVGTALAFDTACGPMLLGRVLLEAMCDVLPDAQARLEEFDARAAARGLFVE
- a CDS encoding allantoate amidohydrolase, yielding AGASFHEMWDGLRGIGRDAGSGGYRRYAWTGADADCRAWFREQAEARGLAYETDRNGNQWAWLGDPDGTDAVVTGSHLDSVPDGGAFDGPLGVVSSFAAVDELLRRDATPTRPLAVVNFGDEEGARFGLACVGSRLTAGRLTKDAAYALRDGDGTSLPDAMEAAGYDPAAIGPDPERLARIGAFVELHVEQGRALDLSGDPVGIASAIWPHGRWRYDFRGEANHAGTTRLVDRRDPMLPYAETVLAARRAAELAGAVATFGKVAVEPNGVNAIPSLVRGWLDSRAVDQAALDTVTAAVEAAAREAADRQGVDLTVVRESFTPVVEFAHALRDELGRILDRGGDRPVPVLGTGAGHDAGILSASVPTAMLFVRNPTGVSHSPAEFAAEDDCAAGVRALADVLEGLACR
- a CDS encoding roadblock/LC7 domain-containing protein, producing MRRALRRRAERRRLMAAEPHVLGELRRLRSRVPRLTGALAAGLDGLVLAQDTGDVEAEGAAALTAAALGAAARLAEATGRGGFHELLVRGGHGYVAAYAAGGSAVLTLLAEPHVNVGRLHLEGRRSGARIAELVDGALEHPGTA
- the hutU gene encoding urocanate hydratase, with protein sequence MSGPRPVRAPRGTELSALGWQQEAALRMLQNNLDPEVAEHPDKLVVYGGTGKAARDWRSFDAMVRTLRTLKQDETMLVQSGRPVGVMQTHEWAPRVLIANSNLVGDWANWEEFRRLEALGLTMYGQMTAGSWIYIGTQGILQGTYETFAAVAAKKFGGTLAGTITLTAGLGGMGGAQPLAVTMNDGVVICVDCDPRAIDRRIEHRYLDTRADSLDHALRLAVEARDARRPLSIGVLGNAAELVPQLLAMGAPIDIVTDQTSAHDPLSYLPVGTAFEDMADAAAKDPAGFTTRARESMARHVEAMVGFMDSGAEVFDYGNSIRGEAQLAGYDRAFAFPGFVPAYIRPLFCEGKGPFRWAALSGEASDIARTDKAILDLFPENESLARWIKMAGERVHFQGLPARICWLGYGERDRAGERFNDMVASGELAAPLAIGRDHLDCGSVASPYRETEAMLDGSDAIADWPLLNAMVNVASGASWVSLHHGGGVGMGRSIHAGQVTVADGTKLAGEKIRRVLTNDPGMGVIRHVDAGYERADEVAAERGVRVPMREEA